In Streptomyces sp. NBC_00483, a single window of DNA contains:
- a CDS encoding S1C family serine protease: protein MTETYRRSGDDSQAYPPQPPYLPGVVLSEQTHEQPRYEQPRYEHPQQEYSQQAQQSQQEHPQHEQPQHGSPKKKRLRGPAGLITAVAIAAAAVGGGTAYAFQELTGSATASSSTSTTVVPSSKKGTVSGVAEAVSPSIVEINATLGSGSSTGSGVIITSGGEIVTNNHVVSGASSVKVSTSDGKTYTAEVVGTDAKKDLALIKLKNASGLKAATLGDSEGVKVGDDVVAIGSPEGLTGTVTSGIVSALQRDVTVSTDEDQQQQQQQGGGSGQWPFEYGGQEFNGDTGSSKTTYKAIQTDASLNPGNSGGALIDMNGNIVGINSAMYSSASDSSTSASSNGSVGLGFAIPINTVKADLDTLRAGGSDS, encoded by the coding sequence ATGACCGAGACCTACCGCCGAAGCGGCGATGACTCCCAGGCCTACCCTCCGCAGCCCCCGTACCTGCCGGGCGTGGTGCTCTCCGAGCAGACGCACGAGCAGCCGCGTTACGAGCAGCCGCGTTACGAGCACCCGCAGCAGGAGTACTCGCAGCAGGCGCAGCAGTCGCAGCAGGAGCACCCGCAGCACGAGCAGCCGCAGCACGGCAGCCCGAAGAAGAAGCGGCTGCGCGGACCGGCCGGGCTCATCACGGCGGTGGCGATCGCGGCGGCGGCCGTCGGCGGCGGCACCGCGTACGCCTTCCAGGAGCTGACCGGCTCCGCCACGGCCTCGTCCTCCACCAGCACCACAGTGGTGCCCAGCAGCAAGAAGGGCACCGTGTCCGGCGTCGCGGAGGCGGTCAGCCCGTCGATCGTCGAGATCAACGCGACGCTCGGCTCCGGTTCCTCGACCGGCTCCGGCGTGATCATCACGAGCGGCGGCGAGATCGTCACCAACAACCACGTCGTGTCCGGCGCCTCCTCCGTCAAGGTCTCGACGAGCGACGGCAAGACGTACACGGCGGAGGTCGTCGGCACCGACGCGAAGAAGGACCTCGCGCTCATCAAGCTGAAGAACGCCTCCGGCCTCAAGGCCGCGACGCTCGGCGACTCCGAGGGCGTCAAGGTCGGCGACGACGTCGTCGCGATCGGCTCCCCCGAGGGCCTGACCGGCACCGTGACCAGCGGCATCGTCTCCGCGCTCCAGCGCGATGTCACCGTCTCCACCGACGAGGACCAGCAGCAGCAACAGCAGCAGGGCGGCGGCAGCGGCCAGTGGCCGTTCGAGTACGGCGGCCAGGAGTTCAACGGCGACACCGGCTCGTCCAAGACGACGTACAAGGCCATTCAGACGGACGCGTCGCTCAACCCCGGCAACTCCGGTGGCGCGCTCATCGACATGAACGGCAACATCGTCGGCATCAACTCGGCGATGTACTCGTCCGCTTCGGACTCCTCCACGTCGGCCTCCAGCAACGGCAGCGTGGGCCTCGGCTTCGCCATCCCGATCAACACGGTCAAGGCGGACCTGGACACGCTGCGAGCCGGCGGCAGCGACAGCTGA
- a CDS encoding LmeA family phospholipid-binding protein — MRALRILLIFVVVIGGLFVAADRIAVHFAESKAADKIRTSEGLGQTPDVSINGFPFLTQVAGGTLDDVQLGIQDFEAKSGKSDGAAIRIADLKAEMHGVKFDSSYSSATADSATGTARIDYTELLKAVKKEGPAQVAPGISAWIDGLAYGGDHKVKVTVAIKTPLGTVRPTVRSTVDVDGGKLSARADSLPDVSAFKLADGPLRGVTDFQQALDDLPAGIKLDRVQAVGQGIEITVKGSDLDLVG; from the coding sequence ATGCGCGCACTGCGAATACTGTTGATATTTGTCGTCGTCATCGGCGGCCTTTTTGTGGCGGCCGACCGGATCGCGGTCCACTTCGCCGAGAGCAAGGCCGCCGACAAGATCCGCACGAGCGAGGGGCTGGGGCAGACCCCCGACGTGTCGATCAACGGCTTCCCGTTCCTGACCCAGGTCGCGGGCGGCACCCTGGACGACGTCCAGCTCGGCATCCAGGACTTCGAGGCGAAGAGCGGCAAGAGCGACGGCGCCGCCATCCGTATCGCGGACCTCAAGGCCGAGATGCACGGCGTGAAGTTCGACAGCAGCTACAGCTCCGCCACCGCCGACTCGGCCACCGGCACCGCCCGTATCGACTACACCGAGCTCCTCAAGGCCGTGAAGAAGGAGGGCCCGGCGCAGGTCGCGCCCGGCATCTCCGCGTGGATCGACGGGCTCGCGTACGGCGGCGACCACAAGGTCAAGGTCACGGTCGCGATCAAGACCCCGCTCGGCACGGTGCGGCCCACGGTGCGCAGCACGGTCGACGTCGACGGCGGCAAGCTCTCCGCGCGCGCCGACAGCCTGCCGGACGTGAGCGCGTTCAAGCTGGCGGACGGACCACTCCGGGGCGTCACCGACTTCCAGCAGGCGCTCGACGACCTGCCGGCCGGTATCAAGCTCGACCGGGTGCAGGCCGTCGGTCAGGGCATCGAGATCACGGTGAAGGGTTCGGATCTCGACCTGGTCGGGTAG
- a CDS encoding response regulator transcription factor codes for MSSLLLLTNALQPSTEVLPALGLLLHNVRVAPAEGPALVDTPGADVILIDGRRDLPQVRSLCQLLRSTGPGCPLVLVVTEGGLAAVTADWGIDDVLLDTAGPAEVEARLRLAMGRQQIVTDDSPMEIRNGDLSVDEATYSAKLKGRVLDLTFKEFELLKYLAQHPGRVFTRAQLLQEVWGYDYFGGTRTVDVHVRRLRAKLGPEHESLIGTVRNVGYRFVTPEKPEKKAEKNAEARAEKQAEREAEQRAAAANKADTAENTDKVPSPVDGVGRPAPVRR; via the coding sequence ATGAGTTCTCTGCTGCTCCTTACGAATGCCCTTCAGCCGTCGACGGAGGTGCTCCCCGCTCTCGGCCTGCTCCTGCACAACGTGCGAGTGGCTCCGGCGGAGGGCCCCGCACTCGTCGACACACCAGGTGCCGATGTCATCCTCATCGACGGGCGCCGAGACCTCCCGCAGGTCCGCAGTCTCTGTCAGCTGCTCCGCTCGACGGGGCCCGGCTGTCCGCTGGTGCTCGTCGTGACGGAGGGCGGCCTCGCGGCCGTCACCGCGGACTGGGGCATCGACGACGTACTCCTGGACACCGCGGGACCCGCGGAGGTCGAGGCACGCCTCCGGCTCGCGATGGGCCGGCAGCAGATCGTCACCGACGACTCCCCCATGGAGATCCGCAACGGTGATCTGTCGGTGGACGAGGCGACCTACAGCGCGAAGCTCAAGGGCCGGGTCCTCGACCTGACCTTCAAGGAGTTCGAGCTCCTGAAGTACCTGGCGCAGCACCCCGGTCGCGTGTTCACGCGCGCCCAGCTGCTCCAGGAGGTCTGGGGCTACGACTACTTCGGCGGCACCCGGACCGTGGACGTCCACGTGCGAAGGCTGCGGGCCAAGCTCGGGCCGGAGCACGAGTCGCTGATCGGCACCGTGCGCAACGTGGGCTACCGCTTCGTCACCCCGGAGAAGCCGGAGAAGAAGGCGGAGAAGAACGCCGAGGCGCGGGCCGAGAAGCAGGCGGAACGGGAGGCCGAGCAGCGGGCCGCGGCCGCGAACAAGGCGGATACCGCAGAAAACACGGACAAGGTTCCGTCCCCCGTGGACGGAGTGGGCCGCCCGGCCCCCGTGCGCCGTTAG
- a CDS encoding response regulator transcription factor produces the protein MSPAEGEPHRILIVDDEPAVLEALQRSLAFEGYATEVAVDGADALEKVAAYRPDLVVLDIQMPRMDGLTAARRMRATGSTTPILMLTARDTVGDRVTGLDAGADDYLVKPFELDELFARVRALLRRSSYASGADGGGDDSDALSFADLRMDLTTREVTRGGRAVELTRTEYTLLEMFLAHPRQVLTREQILKAVWGFDFEPSSNSLDVYVMYLRRKTEAGGEPRLVHTVRGVGYVLRSDGTGE, from the coding sequence ATGAGCCCCGCCGAAGGCGAACCGCACCGCATCCTCATCGTCGACGACGAGCCCGCGGTACTGGAGGCGCTCCAGCGCTCCCTCGCCTTCGAGGGCTACGCCACCGAGGTCGCGGTCGACGGCGCGGACGCCCTGGAGAAGGTCGCCGCGTACCGCCCCGACCTGGTCGTCCTCGACATCCAGATGCCCCGCATGGACGGCCTGACCGCGGCCCGCCGGATGCGCGCCACGGGATCCACCACCCCGATCCTCATGCTCACCGCCCGTGACACGGTCGGCGACCGCGTCACGGGCCTCGACGCGGGCGCCGACGACTACCTGGTCAAGCCGTTCGAGCTCGACGAACTGTTCGCCCGGGTACGGGCCCTGCTGCGGCGCAGCTCGTACGCGTCCGGGGCCGACGGCGGCGGCGACGATTCCGACGCCCTCTCCTTCGCCGACCTGCGCATGGACCTGACGACCCGCGAAGTCACGCGCGGCGGGCGCGCGGTCGAGCTGACCCGCACCGAGTACACGCTCCTGGAGATGTTCCTGGCCCACCCCCGCCAGGTCCTCACCCGCGAGCAGATCCTCAAGGCGGTCTGGGGCTTCGACTTCGAGCCGTCCTCCAACTCGCTCGACGTGTACGTGATGTACCTGCGGCGCAAGACCGAGGCGGGCGGCGAACCGCGCCTCGTGCACACGGTGCGGGGTGTGGGGTACGTGCTGCGATCGGACGGGACCGGCGAGTGA
- a CDS encoding HAMP domain-containing sensor histidine kinase has translation MSKLVRRLRTLPLRSRIALLVAVAVAAAVAAVAVTCWFITRGQLYSQLDKDLRHQISTVSKGQVSAIATTCNNDARLRGLPGPTVQVVYSDGRVCTSPDDTEIPVQSSDLAVASGSQDNALHTTDDAEGQAMRVLTVPVVDTDNNQRINNVAVSIASPLDEVSKPLTTLAWVLLLVGGIGVLGSTAAGLWIARTGLRPVDQLTETVEHVARTEDLTVRIPVEGDDEIARLAASFNAMNASLASSRELQQQLIADAGHELRTPLTSMRTNIELLTRIEETGRSIPPEDRKALMASVKAQMTELAALIGDLQELSRTGLTGAEGPLKVVSLHDTVRSAVERARLRGPELTFDTELAPWYVRSEPAALERAVVNLLDNAVKFSPKKGRVEVRLMRGTLTVRDHGPGIPDDELPYVFDRFWRSPTARALPGSGLGLSIVARTVEASGGQVALSAADGGGTIATLVLPGAPTPPPEIP, from the coding sequence GTGAGCAAGCTCGTACGGCGGCTGCGGACGCTGCCGCTGCGGTCGCGGATCGCGTTGCTCGTCGCGGTGGCGGTGGCCGCGGCGGTGGCCGCGGTGGCGGTGACGTGTTGGTTCATCACGCGTGGACAGCTGTACTCGCAGCTGGACAAGGACCTGCGGCACCAGATCAGCACGGTCAGCAAGGGCCAGGTGTCCGCGATCGCCACCACCTGCAACAACGACGCCAGGCTGCGCGGCCTGCCGGGCCCGACGGTTCAGGTCGTCTACAGCGACGGCCGCGTCTGTACCTCGCCGGACGACACCGAGATCCCCGTGCAGTCCTCCGACCTGGCCGTGGCGTCCGGCAGCCAGGACAACGCGCTGCACACCACGGACGACGCGGAAGGGCAGGCCATGCGCGTCCTGACCGTCCCGGTCGTCGACACCGACAACAACCAGCGGATCAACAACGTCGCGGTCTCCATCGCGAGCCCCCTCGACGAGGTCAGCAAGCCCCTCACCACCCTCGCCTGGGTCCTCCTCCTCGTCGGCGGCATCGGCGTACTCGGCTCCACGGCCGCCGGCCTGTGGATCGCCCGCACCGGACTGCGCCCCGTCGACCAGCTCACCGAGACCGTCGAGCACGTGGCCAGGACCGAGGACCTCACGGTCAGGATCCCGGTCGAGGGCGACGACGAGATCGCGCGGCTCGCGGCCTCGTTCAACGCGATGAACGCCTCGCTGGCAAGCTCCCGCGAGCTCCAGCAGCAGCTCATCGCCGACGCGGGTCACGAGCTGCGGACGCCGCTGACCTCGATGCGTACCAACATCGAACTGCTCACCCGGATCGAGGAGACCGGCCGCTCCATCCCCCCTGAGGACCGCAAGGCGCTGATGGCGTCGGTGAAGGCCCAGATGACGGAGCTGGCCGCGCTGATCGGCGACCTTCAGGAGCTGTCGCGTACGGGACTGACCGGGGCCGAAGGGCCGTTGAAGGTGGTCTCGCTGCACGACACGGTCCGCAGCGCCGTCGAGCGTGCCCGGTTGCGCGGCCCCGAGCTGACCTTCGACACCGAGCTGGCCCCCTGGTACGTACGGTCCGAGCCGGCGGCGCTCGAGCGGGCGGTCGTGAACCTGCTGGACAACGCCGTGAAGTTCAGCCCGAAGAAGGGCCGCGTCGAGGTCCGGCTGATGCGCGGCACGCTCACCGTGCGGGACCACGGCCCCGGCATCCCGGACGATGAACTCCCGTACGTCTTCGACCGGTTCTGGCGCTCGCCGACCGCGCGCGCCCTGCCGGGTTCGGGGCTCGGCCTGTCGATCGTGGCGCGCACGGTCGAGGCCAGTGGCGGCCAGGTCGCGCTCTCGGCGGCGGACGGCGGCGGCACCATCGCCACGCTGGTCCTGCCGGGAGCGCCGACGCCGCCGCCGGAGATCCCGTAG
- a CDS encoding LacI family DNA-binding transcriptional regulator — MAKVTRDDVARLAGTSTAVVSYVINNGPRPVAPATRERVQAAIKELGYRPDRVAQAMASRRTDLIGMIVPDARQPFFAEMTHAVEQAASERGKMVLVGNSDYTPDREVHYVRAFLGMRVSGLILVSHGFNDLAANEIEAWDARVVLLHERPEAIDDVAVVTDDVGGAQLATRHLLEHGHEYVACLGGTADTPSVGDPVSDHVEGWRRAMKEAGRSIDGRLFEAPYNRYDAYKVALGLLAGPDRPPAIFCSTDDQAIGVLRAARELRLDVPGELAVAGFDDVKEAGLTDPPLTTVASDRPAMARAAVDLVLDDSLRVAGSRRERLKLFPSRLVVRQSCGCP, encoded by the coding sequence GTGGCCAAGGTGACTCGGGACGATGTGGCGCGACTGGCGGGTACCTCGACCGCCGTCGTGTCCTACGTGATCAACAACGGACCCCGGCCGGTCGCCCCGGCCACGCGCGAGCGCGTGCAGGCCGCGATCAAGGAGCTGGGGTACCGGCCCGACCGGGTCGCCCAGGCCATGGCCTCGCGGCGTACCGACCTCATAGGCATGATCGTGCCGGACGCGCGCCAGCCGTTCTTCGCGGAGATGACGCACGCCGTCGAACAGGCGGCGTCCGAGCGCGGAAAAATGGTGCTGGTCGGCAACTCGGACTACACGCCCGACCGTGAGGTGCACTATGTGCGCGCCTTCCTCGGCATGCGGGTCTCGGGCCTGATCCTCGTCTCGCACGGTTTCAACGACCTCGCGGCGAACGAGATCGAGGCCTGGGACGCCCGCGTCGTGCTGCTGCACGAGCGGCCCGAGGCGATCGACGACGTCGCGGTCGTGACCGATGACGTCGGCGGCGCCCAGCTCGCCACCCGGCACCTCCTGGAGCACGGCCACGAGTACGTCGCCTGCCTGGGCGGCACCGCGGACACCCCGTCCGTCGGCGACCCGGTCTCCGACCACGTCGAGGGCTGGCGTCGCGCCATGAAGGAGGCGGGGCGGTCCATCGACGGCCGGCTCTTCGAGGCGCCGTACAACCGCTACGACGCCTACAAGGTGGCGCTCGGCCTGCTGGCCGGGCCCGACCGGCCGCCCGCGATCTTCTGCTCCACGGACGACCAGGCCATCGGGGTGCTGCGGGCCGCGCGCGAGCTGCGCCTCGACGTGCCGGGCGAGCTCGCGGTGGCCGGGTTCGACGACGTGAAGGAGGCGGGGCTCACTGATCCGCCGCTGACCACCGTCGCCTCGGACCGGCCCGCGATGGCGCGGGCCGCCGTGGACCTCGTCCTGGACGACTCGCTGCGGGTGGCCGGGTCGCGGCGCGAGCGGCTGAAGCTGTTCCCCTCGCGGCTGGTCGTCCGGCAGTCCTGCGGCTGCCCGTAG
- a CDS encoding MoaD/ThiS family protein — MAQGTIRFWAAAKAAAGVAEEPYEAETLAAALDTVRTRHPGDLVRVLQRSSFLVDGNPVGTRGHETVRLAEGGTVEVLPPFAGG; from the coding sequence ATGGCGCAGGGCACGATCCGCTTCTGGGCGGCGGCCAAGGCCGCCGCCGGCGTCGCGGAGGAGCCGTACGAGGCCGAGACCCTGGCCGCGGCGTTGGACACGGTGCGCACGCGGCACCCCGGCGATCTCGTCCGGGTCCTCCAGCGCTCCTCGTTCCTCGTCGACGGGAACCCGGTCGGGACCCGCGGCCATGAGACGGTACGGCTTGCCGAGGGCGGCACGGTCGAGGTGCTCCCGCCGTTCGCAGGAGGATGA
- a CDS encoding putative leader peptide, which yields MKRQADLTKRRAVDLCRVAAMLCRAA from the coding sequence ATGAAGCGACAGGCGGATCTCACGAAGCGGCGGGCAGTAGACCTGTGCCGCGTCGCCGCCATGCTCTGTCGCGCCGCCTGA
- a CDS encoding alpha/beta hydrolase has product MSWGPAGDKRGSSVWPITERRQRVMLRTHDGVAIEASYEPGPGGPEAPAIVLAHGFTGDLERPHVRRAAAVFAQRAAVVTFSFRGHGRSGGRSTVGDKEVLDLAAAVEWARSLGHARVVTVGFSMGGSVVLRQAALHRGRTEAHVDGVVAVSAPARWFYRGTAPMRRVHWAVTRPAGRLVSRFGLGTRIHPYDWDPVPLSPVESVPLIAPTPLLVVHGDRDPYFPVDHPRMLLGAAADGGAELWLEAGMGHAENAASDELIERIGAWVVATLAAQ; this is encoded by the coding sequence ATGAGTTGGGGTCCGGCAGGTGACAAGCGTGGATCTTCTGTGTGGCCGATCACGGAACGGAGACAACGCGTGATGCTCCGGACACACGACGGAGTCGCCATCGAGGCCTCCTACGAGCCCGGTCCCGGCGGCCCCGAAGCCCCGGCGATCGTGCTCGCGCACGGCTTCACCGGCGATCTGGAACGGCCCCATGTGCGCCGCGCGGCAGCGGTGTTCGCGCAGCGTGCGGCCGTGGTCACGTTCTCGTTCAGGGGGCACGGACGCTCCGGCGGACGGTCCACGGTCGGCGACAAGGAAGTGCTCGATCTCGCGGCGGCGGTCGAATGGGCGCGCTCGCTCGGCCACGCGCGCGTGGTGACGGTCGGCTTCTCCATGGGCGGTTCCGTGGTGCTGCGGCAGGCCGCGCTGCACAGGGGGCGCACGGAAGCGCACGTTGACGGGGTCGTCGCGGTGAGCGCCCCCGCCCGGTGGTTCTACCGCGGCACGGCCCCGATGCGGCGGGTGCACTGGGCGGTGACCCGGCCCGCGGGGCGCCTTGTCAGCCGCTTCGGGCTGGGCACGCGGATCCACCCGTACGACTGGGACCCGGTCCCGCTCTCCCCGGTCGAGTCGGTCCCGCTGATCGCGCCGACCCCGCTGCTCGTGGTGCACGGCGACCGCGACCCGTACTTTCCCGTCGACCACCCCCGGATGCTGCTCGGGGCGGCGGCCGACGGAGGCGCGGAGCTGTGGCTCGAAGCGGGGATGGGCCACGCCGAGAACGCGGCGAGCGACGAGCTGATCGAGCGGATCGGGGCGTGGGTCGTGGCGACGCTTGCCGCACAATAG